A genomic segment from Peribacillus sp. ACCC06369 encodes:
- a CDS encoding YqaE/Pmp3 family membrane protein, with translation MLYLIAILFPPLAVLLVGKPIQAVLNLILTLFFYVPGLIHAILVVHDKQANKRMKRQAALIAKSKRND, from the coding sequence ATTCTATATTTAATCGCGATTCTTTTCCCTCCCTTAGCCGTATTATTAGTGGGTAAACCTATTCAGGCAGTGCTTAACTTAATCCTCACACTATTTTTCTATGTTCCCGGTTTAATTCATGCCATCTTAGTGGTGCATGATAAACAAGCTAATAAACGAATGAAGCGGCAAGCAGCACTTATTGCTAAATCGAAACGAAATGACTAA
- a CDS encoding DUF948 domain-containing protein, whose translation MFMKLSVASVSGAVVYLIYNVNQTLRKGMGTLEETNKTLEEVRNAVHGLTQESKQLIHSANQVTADVKGKMENVDPLLESAQDVGEMIHNVTNSMKEASLDGRKKNDLSTPTAPSTQTEAEGIQIKIK comes from the coding sequence ATGTTCATGAAATTAAGTGTGGCCAGTGTCTCCGGAGCTGTCGTGTATTTGATATATAATGTCAACCAGACGCTGCGTAAAGGAATGGGGACGCTCGAAGAAACAAATAAGACACTGGAAGAGGTTAGAAACGCAGTACATGGATTGACGCAGGAGTCCAAACAATTGATCCACTCTGCGAATCAAGTTACAGCAGATGTAAAAGGGAAGATGGAAAATGTCGATCCTTTGCTAGAATCCGCCCAAGATGTTGGGGAAATGATTCATAATGTGACCAATTCCATGAAAGAAGCCAGCTTGGATGGCCGCAAAAAAAATGATTTATCCACTCCGACAGCTCCTTCAACTCAAACTGAAGCTGAGGGCATACAAATCAAAATCAAATAG
- a CDS encoding DUF948 domain-containing protein translates to MIIQYSVAAIALAFIWLVVFLISTLQKGMATIGEANQTLVEVRSAIHDLSGESKQLLQTANEITDDVKTKMKTVEPLLDSAQDVGEAIHSVTDSVKKATNGFRTEFTPKKINAIKPKSQFR, encoded by the coding sequence ATGATTATTCAATATAGTGTGGCTGCAATCGCTTTAGCCTTCATTTGGTTGGTCGTTTTTTTGATCAGTACACTGCAAAAGGGAATGGCCACTATAGGAGAAGCCAATCAAACATTGGTTGAAGTGAGAAGTGCCATCCACGATTTATCCGGAGAATCGAAACAACTGTTGCAAACCGCAAATGAAATCACCGACGATGTAAAAACTAAAATGAAAACGGTTGAACCTTTATTGGATTCTGCTCAGGATGTTGGTGAAGCGATACATTCAGTTACAGACTCTGTTAAAAAAGCCACTAACGGCTTCCGGACAGAGTTTACCCCGAAAAAAATCAATGCTATCAAACCCAAAAGCCAATTTAGATAA
- a CDS encoding DUF3934 family protein: protein MSKAKAKSGTGKGTGTGTGKKGWNRWKTGANKKKSAKPYVSKGVKHSNESKPSGQPAGDRSEK from the coding sequence ATGAGTAAAGCTAAGGCTAAGAGTGGAACGGGTAAAGGTACGGGCACAGGTACGGGCAAGAAGGGCTGGAATCGTTGGAAAACGGGTGCCAACAAGAAAAAAAGCGCAAAACCATATGTAAGTAAAGGCGTCAAACATTCCAATGAATCAAAACCTTCAGGCCAACCTGCAGGTGACAGGTCTGAAAAATAA
- a CDS encoding oligosaccharide flippase family protein produces MKSFYKGTLILIVAAFFGECIEFLVNMILARELQEEGMGLYMSILPIFFLIYVIASLELHISISKFVAENKQTMHYNLIVHALKMAAVVVLVMCVVMPFILSFSSIMDKYHPYIKWLLITLIPIVAFSSIARGYFMGVQQMGKIAFSNFLKDIIQFGLLFLIFNLFHFNQEKSLLMAFFVLIGSEFLVFLYLINLLILQMRIMKRGTNSRTTGKHARQKLLAVSLPTMGLRIFHAITNAIQPFLIHTALLSAGFGAVVATEHFGMLTGVAMTIGFFPAFIAHSLMIMLIPNVSNAYKKQDKEKLRVLLQKSMSFTVLYGVPAVIFIYFFAESLTSLFFSSTSAAYYLKLLCPYFLFHFFVIPMQAYLIGLGLVKDAFIHTVWSHIVAFLMMYILGSQASLNMGGIILGMNTGAVLLTFMHYLTICKKIGISILLTKSRSISIK; encoded by the coding sequence ATGAAGTCTTTTTATAAGGGAACGCTCATTTTGATTGTCGCAGCGTTTTTTGGTGAATGTATCGAATTTTTAGTGAACATGATCCTAGCCAGGGAATTACAGGAAGAGGGCATGGGGCTTTATATGTCCATATTGCCTATTTTCTTTTTAATATATGTGATTGCCAGCCTTGAATTACATATTTCCATTTCAAAATTCGTCGCAGAAAATAAACAGACCATGCATTATAATCTTATCGTTCATGCACTTAAAATGGCTGCTGTCGTCGTGTTGGTCATGTGTGTGGTCATGCCTTTCATACTTTCCTTCTCCTCCATAATGGACAAATATCATCCCTATATTAAATGGCTGCTCATCACACTAATCCCAATCGTTGCATTTTCATCGATTGCAAGAGGTTATTTCATGGGTGTACAGCAAATGGGGAAGATTGCTTTTTCAAACTTTTTGAAAGATATCATTCAATTTGGTTTGCTTTTCCTCATCTTTAACTTATTTCATTTTAACCAGGAAAAGTCACTTTTGATGGCCTTTTTTGTTTTAATTGGCAGTGAGTTCCTCGTTTTTCTATACTTGATCAACCTTTTGATTCTTCAAATGCGAATCATGAAACGCGGTACGAACTCGCGAACCACCGGTAAACATGCACGGCAAAAATTATTGGCTGTTTCGCTGCCCACCATGGGGTTAAGGATCTTTCATGCCATAACAAATGCCATTCAACCCTTTTTGATCCATACGGCCCTTCTCTCGGCAGGATTCGGTGCTGTCGTGGCAACAGAGCATTTTGGGATGCTCACTGGGGTTGCGATGACAATCGGCTTCTTTCCGGCCTTTATCGCGCATTCCTTAATGATCATGCTCATTCCGAATGTTTCGAATGCTTACAAGAAACAGGATAAGGAAAAATTGAGGGTTTTATTGCAAAAATCGATGTCTTTTACCGTATTGTATGGAGTTCCAGCCGTAATCTTCATTTATTTCTTTGCGGAATCTTTGACCTCCCTCTTTTTTTCTTCAACATCTGCCGCATACTATTTAAAATTATTATGCCCTTATTTCCTTTTTCACTTTTTTGTCATTCCAATGCAAGCCTACCTCATCGGCCTGGGCTTAGTGAAAGATGCCTTCATCCATACAGTTTGGTCCCATATCGTTGCATTTTTAATGATGTATATCCTTGGGTCTCAAGCGTCTCTTAATATGGGAGGCATCATTTTAGGAATGAATACGGGCGCTGTATTATTGACTTTCATGCACTACTTGACCATTTGCAAAAAAATTGGGATAAGCATTTTACTGACGAAATCGAGATCCATATCGATAAAGTGA
- a CDS encoding amino acid permease, which produces MKTIENQPNELKRSMKARHLFMISIGGCIGTGFFIGSGYTIHEAGAIGAILSYIVGGFIMYLTMLCLGELSVAMPVSGSFQTYATKFIGPGTGFAIGWLYWLGWAVTVALEFLAAGQLMQRWFPESPVWMWCAIFALLIFLLNALSAKAFGESEFVFSSIKVLAIILFIGVGGAAMFGLIDMKGGQEAPFFSNFFSEGLFPNGISALLITMITVNFSFQGTELIGIAAGESENPEKVIPKSIKQTVWRTLFFFVLSVSVLSALIPREQAGIVESPFVVVLDSIGVPYAADIMNFIILIALLSVANSGLYAATRMLYSLSKEGMASPKLGMVNKRGIPLNALLITLAIAGLSLLSSVVAAKTVFVFLLSLAGLGAQIGWIAIAACLLAFRRSYIRKGGQVENLKFKVPLYPFIPILALIANCIVMISLAFVPEQRMALYCGGTFFIGCYAVYHFRVKKNKKVESPMQEVELTAGKKMVI; this is translated from the coding sequence ATGAAGACAATAGAAAATCAACCAAATGAATTAAAACGGAGCATGAAAGCAAGACATTTATTTATGATTTCAATAGGGGGATGTATTGGTACAGGCTTTTTCATTGGTTCAGGCTACACCATTCATGAAGCTGGGGCCATCGGGGCTATCCTCTCTTACATAGTCGGCGGTTTTATCATGTATTTAACGATGCTTTGTCTCGGGGAGCTATCGGTTGCCATGCCTGTTTCCGGTTCGTTTCAGACATATGCGACTAAATTCATCGGTCCTGGAACCGGCTTTGCCATAGGATGGCTTTACTGGTTAGGTTGGGCTGTTACGGTTGCCTTGGAGTTTTTGGCAGCTGGACAGCTTATGCAAAGATGGTTCCCTGAATCACCTGTTTGGATGTGGTGTGCAATCTTTGCTTTACTCATATTTTTACTGAACGCATTATCAGCAAAGGCATTTGGCGAATCTGAGTTTGTTTTTTCAAGCATAAAAGTATTGGCCATAATCCTGTTTATCGGAGTTGGCGGTGCTGCCATGTTTGGTCTTATTGATATGAAAGGTGGACAAGAAGCACCATTTTTCTCCAACTTTTTCAGTGAGGGCCTCTTCCCGAATGGAATATCGGCCTTGCTTATCACAATGATTACAGTGAACTTTTCCTTCCAGGGCACAGAGCTAATCGGAATTGCCGCTGGTGAAAGTGAAAACCCGGAAAAGGTCATACCTAAATCGATCAAACAAACCGTTTGGCGTACCCTTTTCTTCTTCGTTCTCTCTGTCTCTGTTCTTTCAGCGTTGATTCCAAGGGAACAGGCAGGAATCGTTGAAAGTCCATTCGTTGTTGTACTGGATAGTATCGGAGTTCCTTATGCGGCTGACATTATGAACTTCATCATTCTAATAGCGCTTTTGTCCGTTGCAAACTCCGGCCTTTATGCGGCAACACGTATGCTTTACTCGCTTTCTAAGGAAGGCATGGCAAGTCCAAAGCTCGGTATGGTAAATAAGCGAGGAATTCCGCTTAATGCCTTGCTTATCACCCTTGCAATAGCTGGTTTGTCTTTACTTTCAAGTGTAGTAGCCGCCAAAACAGTGTTTGTCTTTCTTCTCTCCCTTGCAGGATTAGGAGCACAAATTGGCTGGATTGCCATCGCGGCTTGTCTTCTTGCTTTCAGAAGATCATATATCCGCAAAGGTGGACAGGTGGAAAACTTGAAATTCAAAGTACCGCTATATCCATTCATCCCCATTCTTGCCTTGATAGCAAACTGCATCGTCATGATCAGTCTAGCTTTTGTTCCTGAGCAGCGAATGGCCCTTTATTGCGGGGGGACATTCTTCATTGGATGTTATGCGGTTTATCACTTTAGAGTGAAGAAAAACAAGAAAGTCGAATCTCCAATGCAGGAAGTTGAATTAACTGCCGGTAAAAAAATGGTCATTTGA
- the rocF gene encoding arginase — protein sequence MKKEISIIGVPMDLGQTRRGVDMGPSAIRYAGLSERLENIGYTVRDEGDIKVEIQERAQSDSDTNLKNLQDVAEGNEKLSQKVDEVIQSNRFPLVLGGDHSIAIGTLAGLAKHSDNLGVIWYDAHGDLNTAETSPSGNIHGMSLAVSLGLGHPALTNIGGYSPKIKPENVVIIGARSLDQGEKELIREKGIKVFTMHEIDRMGMTRVMEESIAYLKERTDLVHLSLDLDGLDPDDAPGVGTPVMGGISYRESHLAMEMLAEANIITSAEFVEINPILDEHNKTAEVAVALMGSLLGEKLLYGAEDQFNTADLLVDVK from the coding sequence ATGAAGAAGGAAATTTCAATTATCGGTGTTCCAATGGACCTTGGTCAAACTAGAAGAGGAGTGGATATGGGGCCTAGTGCCATCAGATATGCAGGATTGAGTGAAAGACTTGAAAACATTGGCTATACTGTCCGTGATGAAGGTGATATTAAAGTAGAAATACAAGAAAGAGCACAAAGTGATAGCGACACAAATTTAAAGAATCTGCAGGATGTAGCAGAAGGTAATGAAAAATTGAGTCAAAAAGTGGATGAAGTCATCCAATCAAATCGGTTTCCTTTAGTATTAGGGGGAGATCACAGCATAGCAATCGGCACATTAGCTGGTTTAGCGAAGCATTCTGATAACTTAGGGGTAATCTGGTATGATGCACATGGCGATTTAAACACAGCCGAAACTTCCCCATCAGGAAATATACATGGTATGTCCCTAGCAGTTAGTTTGGGCCTTGGCCACCCTGCACTGACTAACATTGGCGGATATTCTCCAAAAATCAAACCAGAGAATGTTGTCATTATTGGTGCCCGTTCCTTAGACCAAGGTGAGAAAGAGTTAATCAGGGAAAAAGGGATCAAAGTTTTTACAATGCATGAGATTGATAGAATGGGTATGACAAGAGTGATGGAAGAATCGATTGCTTATCTGAAAGAACGTACGGATCTTGTACATTTATCACTTGATCTTGATGGTCTTGATCCAGATGACGCACCTGGGGTTGGAACACCTGTAATGGGAGGTATTAGTTACCGTGAAAGCCATCTTGCCATGGAAATGCTAGCCGAAGCTAATATCATTACATCTGCTGAGTTTGTAGAGATAAACCCAATATTGGACGAGCATAATAAAACGGCTGAAGTTGCTGTCGCATTAATGGGCTCATTGCTTGGTGAAAAATTACTTTATGGAGCGGAAGACCAATTTAATACTGCTGATTTACTGGTTGATGTTAAATAG
- a CDS encoding Zn-dependent hydrolase — translation MKKQKLLINGERLSRTLEKFADYGRTENNGVTRLSLSEEDRLVRDYFCACCKELGMTIKVDDMGNIYATLAGLENKPPIVMGSHMDTVKKGGRFDGILGVAAGLEVVRTLVENNIQPKIPVMIVNFTNEEGARFEPSMMSSGVLSGKFEKSIMLQKTDSEGTTFESALNTIGYAGDKESRLKEATAFLELHIEQGPILERESLTIGVVECVLGMVCYEIEVTGESDHAGTTPMNMRKDAFFTANSLIMEARQKLGMLDEDLVFTMGRVNVFPNIHTVIPNKVVFSLEARHKDSKVIEMVEEVIEGLTTTGSESGCDIQVKKLWDRDTVWFDKSICNLLEQSTHSLGLPYKRMVSGAGHDAQFIASYIPTAMVFVPSINGKSHCEEELTTWEDCEKGVNVILETVIAIQST, via the coding sequence ATGAAAAAGCAAAAATTATTAATTAATGGTGAGAGGCTGAGTCGTACACTCGAGAAATTCGCGGATTATGGACGCACAGAAAACAACGGAGTCACACGGTTATCCCTTTCCGAAGAAGATCGATTAGTCCGTGATTACTTTTGCGCTTGTTGTAAAGAATTGGGGATGACCATTAAGGTTGATGATATGGGGAATATTTACGCTACTTTAGCGGGACTTGAAAACAAACCGCCCATTGTAATGGGATCACATATGGATACCGTTAAAAAGGGCGGGCGGTTTGATGGTATCTTGGGTGTAGCTGCAGGCTTGGAAGTCGTGAGGACTCTGGTGGAAAATAATATCCAACCAAAAATTCCGGTGATGATCGTCAATTTTACGAACGAAGAAGGAGCCAGGTTCGAACCTTCCATGATGTCATCGGGAGTTCTTTCAGGGAAATTCGAAAAATCAATCATGTTGCAAAAGACGGATAGTGAAGGAACCACTTTCGAAAGCGCCTTGAATACCATTGGTTATGCAGGGGATAAAGAGTCCCGTTTAAAAGAAGCGACTGCATTTCTAGAGTTGCATATCGAACAAGGACCCATTCTTGAACGTGAATCATTGACGATCGGTGTCGTTGAATGTGTCCTTGGGATGGTTTGCTATGAGATAGAAGTTACTGGAGAATCCGATCATGCGGGAACTACCCCGATGAATATGAGAAAGGATGCTTTTTTCACGGCGAATAGCTTGATTATGGAGGCCCGTCAGAAGCTGGGCATGCTTGATGAAGATTTAGTTTTTACGATGGGAAGGGTAAATGTGTTTCCTAATATCCATACGGTCATCCCTAATAAAGTGGTTTTTTCGCTAGAAGCGAGACATAAAGATTCCAAGGTCATCGAAATGGTGGAGGAAGTCATTGAAGGCCTTACAACCACAGGTTCAGAAAGTGGCTGCGACATCCAAGTAAAAAAATTATGGGACAGGGATACTGTATGGTTCGACAAATCGATTTGCAATTTGCTTGAGCAATCGACCCATTCATTGGGTTTACCATATAAAAGAATGGTAAGCGGGGCAGGACATGATGCTCAGTTTATAGCTAGTTATATACCGACTGCCATGGTTTTCGTCCCAAGCATCAACGGTAAAAGTCATTGTGAAGAGGAACTTACTACTTGGGAAGATTGTGAAAAAGGCGTCAATGTAATATTGGAAACGGTTATTGCCATACAGTCCACTTAA
- a CDS encoding DUF3870 domain-containing protein — MFHQNTVYIVGESKAASNNPITQQFNCFFIGFVIDNDTHEIVDVECSTTISLTSRFIHSMLVGKSILQPDELEKVIEKRYFGSSQKALTVALRNASIKYQQLYNL, encoded by the coding sequence ATGTTTCATCAGAATACAGTATATATCGTTGGCGAATCGAAGGCGGCTTCTAATAACCCAATTACGCAGCAATTCAACTGCTTTTTTATCGGGTTCGTCATTGATAATGATACACATGAAATAGTGGATGTGGAATGCTCGACTACGATATCGCTTACATCGCGGTTCATTCATTCCATGTTAGTAGGTAAATCCATACTTCAACCCGATGAATTGGAGAAAGTAATTGAGAAACGGTACTTTGGTTCATCTCAGAAAGCACTGACCGTCGCTCTAAGAAATGCGAGCATTAAATATCAACAACTTTATAATTTATAG
- a CDS encoding DUF819 family protein: MIQDGVMFVCFLLAFTAVIAVAEKKIGGKFFKYVPGIVLIYIGAALMKTFGVFSDSESVESAYGTIRGLLLPAMLMLMLLQCDMRKIIRLGPKMLLTFFAASFSIIGGFTLTYVLMNGFYAEGTWKAFSALSASWTGGSANMVILQGILDVPENIFGYALIMDTVNYSIWVMFLFWLVPLAKKFNIWTKADTSFIDQMTSELEAGETTKTEFGFVELIGFLALALIVSAGATKMGERLPVLGAAVNATTWTIIIASTIGLILAVTKVGRIAGSMEISKVMLYIVIGLIASHADFSQLFQAPVYILSGFMILFFHGLIMVILAKIFKLDLFTMGVASLANIGGVASAPILAGAFNRALIPFGILMAVLGSLLGTYFGILTSYILSSF; the protein is encoded by the coding sequence ATGATTCAGGATGGTGTGATGTTTGTCTGTTTTTTATTGGCATTTACTGCCGTTATTGCAGTAGCGGAAAAAAAGATAGGAGGAAAGTTCTTCAAGTATGTACCTGGTATTGTCCTAATTTATATTGGAGCTGCTTTGATGAAAACTTTTGGGGTCTTTTCAGACAGTGAGTCAGTCGAAAGTGCATATGGCACCATACGGGGACTCCTGCTTCCTGCCATGCTGATGCTCATGCTTTTGCAATGCGATATGCGTAAAATAATCAGACTTGGACCAAAGATGCTTTTAACTTTTTTTGCCGCTTCATTCAGCATCATTGGAGGGTTCACCCTTACTTACGTTTTAATGAATGGCTTTTATGCGGAAGGAACATGGAAGGCATTCTCGGCTTTAAGCGCCAGCTGGACGGGGGGATCTGCCAATATGGTGATCTTACAAGGAATACTCGATGTTCCTGAAAATATTTTTGGTTATGCGTTGATCATGGATACAGTCAATTATTCCATTTGGGTCATGTTCTTGTTTTGGCTGGTGCCTCTTGCTAAAAAATTCAATATTTGGACTAAAGCGGATACATCGTTCATTGATCAAATGACTTCCGAGCTTGAAGCGGGGGAAACCACAAAAACGGAATTTGGATTTGTGGAATTGATCGGTTTCCTGGCGCTGGCTTTAATTGTATCAGCAGGGGCAACCAAAATGGGGGAAAGGCTGCCAGTACTGGGTGCCGCAGTGAATGCGACCACTTGGACGATCATCATTGCATCGACAATAGGTTTAATTCTGGCTGTCACAAAGGTTGGCCGTATTGCCGGTTCCATGGAAATTTCCAAAGTCATGCTTTATATAGTCATTGGTTTAATTGCTTCCCATGCCGATTTTTCACAGCTGTTTCAGGCGCCTGTGTATATTTTATCCGGATTTATGATTCTATTCTTTCATGGGTTGATCATGGTCATTTTAGCTAAAATCTTTAAGTTGGATCTATTCACTATGGGAGTTGCCTCATTGGCGAATATAGGAGGGGTGGCATCAGCCCCAATATTGGCTGGTGCATTCAACCGTGCCCTAATACCGTTCGGAATTTTGATGGCTGTACTTGGCAGTCTTCTGGGTACCTATTTTGGAATTCTTACATCATATATACTCTCAAGCTTTTAA
- a CDS encoding dipeptide epimerase yields MKIESLQVSVETLPLVKPFKTALRTAMEIENIMVSVRLEDGTEGLGAAAPTVAITGDSTKGIMTVIEEVITPHLIGRDIENINALSQLIQRSCVGNTSAKAAVEIALYDAVSKRWRLPLYQYLGGKSNVLKNDMTISVDEPEEMAKAALSLIDGGFSTMKIKLGKEWKSDVERVACIRAAVGDQVIIRIDANQGWTTKQAISIIHELEERKLNVDLVEQPVQAHDIEGLKEIKRSVQVPIMADESLFSPRDAMRLLNEHAVDFLNIKLMKTGGIRRALQIADMSEAAGVECMIGSMMESSVSVAAAAHLATAHPNITKIDLDAPLWIKNEPFEGIEFRKDQLLIADKPGLGVKRKSSFTQ; encoded by the coding sequence ATGAAGATTGAAAGTTTACAAGTATCAGTGGAAACTTTGCCACTTGTCAAGCCGTTCAAGACTGCATTACGTACAGCTATGGAAATTGAAAATATCATGGTTTCCGTGAGGTTGGAGGATGGAACGGAAGGTTTGGGAGCTGCAGCCCCCACGGTTGCCATCACAGGTGATTCTACAAAAGGAATCATGACTGTCATTGAAGAAGTGATCACGCCACATCTAATCGGCCGCGACATCGAGAATATCAATGCATTGTCTCAACTAATCCAACGATCCTGTGTAGGCAACACAAGTGCAAAAGCTGCTGTTGAAATAGCTTTATATGACGCAGTCAGCAAACGATGGCGGCTTCCTTTATATCAATATCTGGGTGGTAAATCGAATGTCCTGAAAAATGATATGACAATCAGCGTGGATGAACCTGAAGAAATGGCAAAGGCGGCATTGTCCCTCATCGATGGCGGATTCTCAACAATGAAGATAAAGCTGGGGAAAGAGTGGAAGAGTGACGTGGAGCGGGTTGCCTGCATTCGTGCTGCTGTTGGCGACCAGGTCATTATCAGGATTGACGCAAATCAAGGGTGGACAACAAAACAAGCGATTTCCATCATTCATGAACTCGAGGAAAGAAAGCTGAACGTTGATTTGGTGGAACAGCCAGTGCAAGCCCATGATATCGAAGGATTGAAAGAAATAAAGAGGTCTGTCCAAGTGCCGATAATGGCAGATGAAAGTTTGTTTTCCCCTCGTGATGCCATGAGACTCCTGAATGAACATGCTGTTGATTTCCTTAATATTAAATTAATGAAAACAGGAGGAATTCGACGGGCACTTCAAATCGCGGATATGTCAGAAGCAGCAGGGGTGGAATGCATGATCGGCAGTATGATGGAATCATCCGTGAGCGTAGCCGCCGCTGCACATCTGGCAACCGCTCATCCAAATATAACGAAAATCGATTTAGATGCACCATTATGGATTAAGAATGAACCATTTGAAGGCATTGAATTTAGGAAAGATCAACTCCTCATTGCCGATAAACCTGGACTCGGAGTCAAGAGGAAATCCTCTTTTACTCAATAA
- a CDS encoding C40 family peptidase, which translates to MLIRRKRLTVLVLSFFALSILVLNPNETGASEKERMAYVDVTAATLWTEPGLLRELDAPSASNPVDLNAWIKSMNYEDKLWLVGNLETQALYGSKVTILEERGEWVKVAAANQPTPRNEAGYPGWMPKGQLKLGKSFEKQFKRGFALVNAPKTWLYSDSKHRSKFMEISFNTRLPLLQVKKDKVKVMTPSNGAKWIEKKDVSVYQDESQIPVPTGKDIVETGKGFLGLPYLWAGMSGFGFDCSGFTYTMYHANGITIPRDSSIQAQHGKKVEPEDLQPGDLLFFAHDKGKGRVHHVGMYIGDGKMIHSPNSSTHVRIDEIKTSGYGEEYAGARRYIE; encoded by the coding sequence ATTTTGATTAGACGAAAAAGGTTAACCGTTTTAGTGCTATCTTTCTTTGCGCTCAGTATTTTAGTATTAAATCCCAACGAAACCGGCGCAAGTGAAAAGGAGAGAATGGCCTATGTGGATGTAACTGCTGCAACTCTTTGGACGGAGCCGGGTCTATTAAGGGAATTGGATGCCCCTTCAGCATCGAACCCCGTTGATTTGAATGCATGGATCAAATCCATGAATTATGAAGACAAACTGTGGCTTGTGGGTAACCTGGAGACACAAGCGTTATATGGTTCTAAAGTGACCATTCTAGAAGAACGGGGTGAATGGGTGAAAGTAGCTGCTGCCAATCAGCCTACACCCCGTAATGAAGCAGGTTATCCAGGCTGGATGCCGAAGGGGCAATTGAAATTAGGAAAATCCTTCGAGAAGCAGTTCAAAAGAGGATTTGCCCTTGTAAATGCTCCAAAGACTTGGCTTTATTCGGATTCGAAACATCGGTCGAAATTCATGGAGATCAGCTTCAATACACGGCTTCCGTTATTACAGGTGAAAAAGGATAAAGTGAAGGTGATGACACCAAGCAATGGAGCAAAATGGATAGAAAAGAAAGACGTGTCCGTCTACCAAGACGAAAGTCAAATTCCAGTTCCAACCGGTAAGGACATCGTAGAAACAGGAAAGGGATTTTTAGGGCTTCCTTACCTATGGGCTGGAATGTCCGGTTTTGGATTTGATTGCTCTGGTTTTACCTATACGATGTACCATGCTAATGGAATAACGATTCCAAGGGACTCCTCCATTCAGGCGCAACATGGTAAAAAGGTGGAACCAGAAGATCTTCAACCAGGTGATTTACTATTTTTTGCCCATGATAAAGGGAAAGGAAGGGTCCATCATGTGGGAATGTATATTGGCGACGGCAAAATGATCCATTCGCCAAACAGCTCAACACATGTAAGGATAGATGAAATAAAAACATCGGGATATGGAGAGGAATATGCCGGAGCAAGAAGGTATATCGAATGA